The DNA sequence TGGAGGGCGGGAAAGTGACGCAGGCAAGAAGCACTGTCAGTCCAGGGTCCCAGCTTGCACGGGAAGCTTATACCCGAGAGCGAGATCAGAAAGGACGTAATACACTCATTGGGATTCCCCTAATTCAGCAACAAGGGAGATGGCATGTCTACAAACCGGCTCTCCAGAAGCACTGGTTGAGCATTTCTCTCAGTGTGGCATGCGCTGGCACTGTGCCATCCTGCTGCACCATGAAAACTGCCAAGAGGCCCAGAGATGCGGATCTGCTGGGTAGAAGTTGTCCCGAACACAGGAAGATCCGAGACACACGGCTGGCATATTGAAGGCGCCATCCACAGTCTACGGTCTTCTGCTCTCAGACCCAGTATTTCCTTCTTCACGAGGGTGGACAGGCACACATTTGTTTaagaggaagacacaggaggaagaagaaggaagagaggaggaggaggagggaggcagggagagagggaggtagaCGGACGGAggcaagaagggaggaagagaaaacgaGAACTGTATACCCAGTGACGCTGGGTAACAGGCTTGGCTGGTTCACAAGGAGAGGACGAGAGTCTCCAACTCATCCTGTTATCCCCCGAACTGCCCCACTTGTGTCACGGACGGTCCCACGTCCTGGAAAAGCCCTCCGCTTTTCTGCGAGACGCGGGACCGCTGTCTCTCAGGACGTTCGGTGACTGCTGCTTGCTTCGTCTGGGTGTACTGCGGCTGTTTCTATCGCCCTGCTTGATTCTGCCTTCACAGACGGAAGAGGTGAACTCGCAAACCCTGCAGCCCAGAGTCTTGGATCGAACTGGGATATgcagctgtggggtgggggctccAAGAGACAGATGCCTGCGGGAGTCTGGGATCAGGCTTGGTGGGGAAACCGACTTGGGCTCCGGCATGACTTCGGCTCATCGCTAGGCATGTTGCCACTTCCTCACGAGGCATGTTGCCAGTCTACATGTAACCCAGGGACCAGCGCTGGGGAAGGACCTCCAAACCGACTCGCCAACCTCTTCACAGGCCAGTGGGACTTGTAACACACGATGAAATTCGTAGAGCACGAACGCAGATGCTGATGTGACCACCTTGTTTTCATCTGAAATGTTTCCACGAGTTATTCCCAATTAAGAAACACGTTAAGCACTTATTTGCTAAAGATTCATaacattagggggaaaaaacactTCCTCTTCTTCCATTCCCGCATCATCAGGAAAACGATGTCAACAACGGCAAGGAAGTCATGCCCATTGGTCCAAATTTGGGGACCCGGTGCATAAAATCCCCACAAGAGGACGAGACAAATGAATCTGAGAAACTCTCCTCGGAACAGAAGCTCCCCCTCCACCTGTGACACCATGACCGAATcgtgctgctccccttgctgccAGCCTACgtgctgcaggaccacctgctgcaggaccacctgctgccagCCCAGCTGCTGCGGGTGCGGCGGTGGCTGTGGACAAGGCGGCTGCGGGTCCAGCTGCTGTGGGtcctgctgctgccagccttgctgctgctgccagccttgcTGCTGCCGCCCAACTTGCTGCcagaccacctgctgcaggaccacctgctgccggcCCAGCTGCTGCGGCTGTGGACAAGGCGGCTGCGGGTCCAGCTGCTGTGGGtcctgctgctgccagccttgcTGCTGCCGCCCAACTTGCTGCCAcaccacctgctgcaggaccacctgctgccggcccagctgctgtgtgtccagctgctgTCAGCCCAGCTGCTGTGGGTCCAGCGGCTGCGGACAAActtgctgtggctccagctgctgtcAGCCAGCCTGCTGTACCCCTGTGTACTGCAGGAGGACCTGCTACCACCCCacctgttgctgcttgcctggatGCCTCGCCCAGGGCTGTGGATCCAGCTGCTGCTAGCCTGCTTGCCAGCCAAACCGCCGCCATAACGCCTGCTGGAGGACCACCACATACCCACGGCGGCCGCGGCCACCCCTGCTGCGTGTCCGGCTGCTGCCACACTTCCTCCTGACAACTGCCTCACCAGCAACCCACAACGGCACACAGCACCGATCGGCCAGCGGGGAAACAGACACTGCCAAACGTTGCCCAAACCCAGCGTGCAGCCGCCAACGCTTCTGCTACTCACCTGCCTGTTCCAAGCCTTGGGAATCGGCTGGAGGCAGTGTGGACCACTTCTCctgattctctccttcctcaggTCTTGGGAGTCCCCTGCCAGCGTCATGCATCCGGACATGGAGTCAAGATCTCTGCCTTGACTCCACAGTCACGATCGTCATCCTGCCTGACGACCTTGGAGAAATAAAGCCCCTCACACCTGGTGGAAATGCATTCTTTTGCAACTATTGGTGTCTGCGCAAGAAGGGTCTCCTTCTCGGTGCATTCATGGTCCTTGGATGCTGATTTCTTCCTGTCGGGACCCTTCTGCGTGTCTCCCTAGACACAGGGCCTCTCACACGAGTGTCTTAATAAACCCAGTACCGATCCGCATACCATAACGCTGTCCGTGTCCCCGTACGGCATGCGCGACCTTAACGGTTTCTGTACAGGTCACAGCCCACATACATTAATTACCCGTTTGGAGACTCCTAGCCTGCGCCCACAAATTCCTATCTCCATTTGAGGATGAGGGAATCTAGGGACGTTCTGTCCCAGAGCTGAGCGGATAGGGAAGCCCTCAGGCGCCAGGCTGGGTCTCCTGGCCCTTGCTCAAGGGCGCTCACATACCCACGAGCAGGCGAGTTAGGCGACAGCCTGGGCCAGAGCACCAGCAAGATGCTGGTCCGAGTGTCTTCGAGGCCCGCGGAAGTCCTCTTGTCCTGTAGATGCGGGTGATATCTGGGACAAAGTGGTAGAGAGCCGAGTGCCACCACGCAGGGACCCCCAGCCCAGTGTCAGGGCAGCTGCCTTGCCCTATAGAGCTCCTGGGAACACGGGGAACCTTTCGCGGAGGTCGGCACCAGCCTGCCCAACGTGCACTGCTCCCGCTCAGAGACAGGGGAGCCTGCGGAGGCCTCGCGCCCGTCGGCCGCGTCTGCCCACGCACATCTTCCGGGGTCACGGACGGCCCATTCTGCTTGGGCCTCCTGGTCCTCAGGACctcggcggggggcggggggcgtggggcggggggcggggagggggcaggggtgtgcaGAGGACTCGGGCAGTTTTGTGCCAAACACGTCATGCTCCGCAACTGGCAGGCGATAGGGCGTCAGGATCTACAGGGCACCGAGAAAAGGAAGGACGGGGGACGTCACGGACCGAGAGCCCCTGCGCTGGGCGTGTGTGTTGCCTTGGAGTAATCCGTGACCTCGGAAGCGCGGAACGGAAGCAAACAACCTCCGGCATCTGGGGAAGGAACTGGGAAGCGCTGGAGGGAAACCAACGGGCCTCctctggggatgggtgggggtgaGACCCatgtgaggaggaagaaagaggaaagagcctGGGCCTTCACCGGAGTCCCGACAGATCCAAGGCAGGCGCCTCTGGTCCCGCACTGATGCACGGTGCTGCCTCGGCGCTCAgcgatgtgaggctggatccagGCTCTGACGGGAAGGGCAGATGAAGGCCCTGGGTCACTTCCCGGGTGCAGTGGAGGGACCTCTGAGGGGCTAGGACCGCTTCTGTCCCGGGCACCCACCAGCCCTGGAGACCAGCTATGCGGGAGGCTCTCAACAGACTGCCAACACCACACTTGCCTCTTGCTGGTTCTTAGGAGTTGGGGGATTGTGAGCTGTGCTGAGAAACGAGAAACGGACAGGAACTGGGTTGCTTCCTACTTGCTAAGTACCGGCCAGATGCTTCATGTACATTTTCTTGAATTCCTGAAGTAATTTTCAACTTAGGGCTCTAGGTTCCCGCTGCAGGGATCAGGAAATCAAGACCGAGATGGCTCAAAGTCACGTCAGCGGACGGTGCCTCCCAGAAGCGACACTGCAGAACAGCGACCAGGCGCGTAGCTTCGCTGGGGAGGGCAGACGCCAGTGGCTGGAGGGCGGGAAAGTGACGCAGGCAAGAAGCACTGTCAGTCCAGGGTCCCAGCTTGCACGGGAAGCTTATACCCGAGAGCGAGATCAGAAAGGACGTAATACACTCATTGGGATTCCCCTAATTCAGCAACAAGGGAGATGGCATGTCTACAAACCGGCTCTCCAGAAGCACTGGTTGAGCATTTCTCTCAGTGTGGCATGCGCTGGCACTGTGCCATCCTGCTGCACCATGAAAACTGCCAAGAGGCCCAGAGATGCGGATCTGCTGGGTAGAAGTTGTCCCGAACACAGGAAGATCCGAGACACACGGCTGGCATATTGAAGGCGCCATCCACAGTCTACGGTCTTCTGCTCTCAGACCCAGTATTTCCTTCTTCACGAGGGTGGACAGGCACACATTTGTTTaagaggaagacacaggaggaagaagaaggaagagaggaggaggaggagggaggcagggagagagggaggtagaCGGACGGAggcaagaagggaggaagagaaaacgaGAACTGTATACCCAGTGACGCTGGGTAACAGGCTTGGCTGGTTCACAAGGAGAGGACGAGAGTCTCCAACTCATCCTGTTATCCCCCGAACTGCCCCACTTGTGTCACGGACGGTCCCACGTCCTGGAAAAGCCCTCCGCTTTTCTGCGAGACGCGGGACCGCTGTCTCTCAGGACGTTCGGTGACTGCTGCTTGCTTCGTCTGGGTGTACTGCGGCTGTTTCTATCGCCCTGCTTGATTCTGCCTTCACAGACGGAAGAGGTGAACTCGCAAACCCTGCAGCCCAGAGTCTTGGATCGAACTGGGATATgcagctgtggggtgggggctccAAGAGACAGATGCCTGCGGGAGTCTGGGATCAGGCTTGGTGGGGAAACCGACTTGGGCTCCGGCATGACTTCGGCTCATCGCTAGGCATGTTGCCACTTCCTCACGAGGCATGTTGCCAGTCTACATGTAACCCAGGGACCAGCGCTGGGGAAGGACCTCCAAACCGACTCGCCAACCTCTTCACAGGCCAGTGGGACTTGTAACACACGATGAAATTCGTAGAGCACGAACGCAGATGCTGATGTGACCACCTTGTTTTCATCTGAAATGTTTCCACGAGTTATTCCCAATTAAGAAACACGTTAAGCACTTATTTGCTAAAGATTCATaacattagggggaaaaaacactTCCTCTTCTTCCATTCCCGCATCATCAGGAAAACGATGTCAACAACGGCAAGGAAGTCATGCCCATTGGTCCAAATTTGGGGACCCGGTGCATAAAATCCCCACAAGAGGACGAGACAAATGAATCTGAGAAACTCTCCTCGGAACAGAAGCTCCCCCTCCACCTGTGACACCATGACCGAATcgtgctgctccccttgctgccAGCCTACgtgctgcaggaccacctgctgcaggaccacctgctgccagCCCAGCTGCTGCGGGTGCGGCGGTGGCTGTGGACAAGGCGGCTGCGGGTCCAGCTGCTGTGGGtcctgctgctgccagccttgctgctgctgccagccttgcTGCTGCCGCCCAACTTGCTGCcagaccacctgctgcaggaccacctgctgccggcCCAGCTGCTGCGGCTGTGGACAAGGCGGCTGCGGGTCCAGCTGCTGTGGGtcctgctgctgccagccttgcTGCTGCCGCCCAACTTGCTGCCAcaccacctgctgcaggaccacctgctgccggcccagctgctgtgtgtccagctgctgTCAGCCCAGCTGCTGTGGGTCCAGCGGCTGCGGACAAActtgctgtggctccagctgctgtcAGCCAGCCTGCTGTACCCCTGTGTACTGCAGGAGGACCTGCTACCACCCCacctgttgctgcttgcctggatGCCTCGCCCAGGGCTGTGGATCCAGCTGCTGCTAGCCTGCTTGCCAGCCAAACCGCCGCCATAACGCCTGCTGGAGGACCACCACATACCCACGGCGGCCGCGGCCACCCCTGCTGCGTGTCCGGCTGCTGCCACACTTCCTCCTGACAACTGCCTCACCAGCAACCCACAACGGCACACAGCACCGATCGGCCAGCGGGGAAACGGACACTGCCAAACGTTGCCCAAACCCAGCGTGCAGCCGCCAACGCTTCTGCTACTCACCTGCCTGTTCCAAGCCTTGGGAATCGGCTGGAGGCAGTGTGGACCACTTCTCctgattctctccttcctcaggTCTTGGGAGTCCCCTGCCAGCGTCATGCATCCGGACATGGAGTCAAGATCTCTGCCTTGACTCCACAGTCACGATCGTCATCCTGCCTGACGACCTTGGAGAAATAAAGCCCCTCACACCTGGTGGAAATGCATTCTTTTGCAACTATTGGTGTCTGCGCAAGAAGGGTCTCCTTCTCGGTGCATTCATGGTCCTTGGATGCTGATTTCTTCCTGTCGGGACCCTTCTGCGTGTCTCCCTAGACACAGGGCCTCTCACACGAGTGTCTTAATAAACCCAGTACCGATCCGCATACCATAACGCTGTCCGTGTCCCCGTACGGCATGCGCGACCTTAACGGTTTCTGTACAGGTCACAGCCCACATACATTAATTACCCGTTTGGAGACTCCTAGCCTGCGCCCACAAATTCCTATCTCCATTTGAGGATGAGGGAATCTAGGGACGTTCTGTCCCAGAGCTGAGCGGATAGGGAAGCCCTCAGGCGCCAGGCTGGGTCTCCTGACCCTTGCTCAAGGGCGCTCACATACCCACGAGCAGGCGAGTTAGGCGACAGCCTGGGCCAGAGCACCAGCAAGATGCTGGTCCGAGTGTCTTCGAGGCCCGCGGAAGTCCTCTTGTCCTGTAGATGCGGGTGATATCTGGGACAAAGTGGTAGAGAGCCGAGTGCCACCACGCAGGGACCCCCAGCCCAGTGTCAGGGCAGCTGCCTTGCCCTATAGAGCTCCTGGGAACACGGGGAACCTTTCGCGGAGGTCGGCACCAGCCTGCCCAACGTGCACTGCTCCCGCTCAGAGACAGGGGAGCCTGCGGAGGCCTCGCGCCCGTCGGCCGCGTCTGCCCACGCACATCTTCCGGGGTCACGGACGGCCCATTCTGCTTGGGCCTCCTGGTCCTCAGGACctcggcggggggcggggggcggggggcggggagggggcaggggtgtgcaGAGGACTCGGGCAGTTTTGTGCCAAACACGTCATGCTCCGCAACTGGCAGGCGATAGGGCGTCAGGATCTACAGGGCACCGAGAAAAGGAAGGACGGGGGACGTCACGGACCGAGAGCCCCTGCGCTGGGCGTGTGTGTTGCCTTGGAGTAATCCGTGACCTCGGAAGCGCGGAACGGAAGCAAACAACCTCCGGCATCTGGGGAAGGAACTGGGAAGCGCTGGAGGGAAACCAACGGGCCTCctctggggatgggtgggggtgaGACCCatgtgaggaggaagaaagaggaaagagcctGGGCCTTCACCGGAGTCCCGACAGATCCAAGGCAGGCGCCTCTGGTCCCGCACTGATGCACGGTGCTGCCTCGGCGCTCAgcgatgtgaggctggatccagGCTCTGACGGGAAGGGCAGATGAAGGCCCTGGGTCACTTCCCGGGTGCAGTGGAGGGACCTCTGAGGGGCTAGGACCGCTTCTGTCCCGGGCACCCACCAGCCCTGGAGACCAGCTATGCGGGAGGCTCTCAACAGACTGCCAACACCACACTTGCCTCTTGCTGGTTCTTAGGAGTTGGGGGATTGTGAGCTGTGCTGAGAAACGAGAAACGGACAGGAACTGGGTTGCTTCCTACTTGCTAAGTACCGGCCAGATGCTTCATGTACATTTTCTTGAATTCCTGAAGTAATTTTCAACTTAGGGCTCTAGGTTCCCGCTGCAGGGATCAGGAAATCAAGACCGAGATGGCTCAAAGTCACGTCAGCGGACGGTGCCTCCCAGAAGCGACACTGCAGAACAGCGACCAGGCGCGTAGCTTCGCTGGGGAGGGCAGACGCCAGTGGCTGGAGGGCGGGAAAGTGACGCAGGCAAGAAGCACTGTCAGTCCAGGGTCCCAGCTTGCACGGGAAGCTTATACCCGAGAGCGAGATCAGAAAGGACGTAATACACTCATTGGGATTCCCCTAATTCAGCAACAAGGGAGATGGCATGTCTACAAACCGGCTCTCCAGAAGCACTGGTTGAGCATTTCTCTCAGTGTGGCATGCGCTGGCACTGTGCCATCCTGCTGCACCATGAAAACTGCCAAGAGGCCCAGAGATGCGGATCTGCTGGGTAGAAGTTGTCCCGAACACAGGAAGATCCGAGACACACGGCTGGCATATTGAAGGCGCCATCCACAGTCTACGGTCTTCTGCTCTCAGACCCAGTATTTCCTTCTTCATGAGGGTGGACAGGCACACATTTGTTTaagaggaagacacaggaggaagaagaaggaagagaggaggaggaggagggaggcagggagagagggaggtagaCGGACGGAggcaagaagggaggaagagaaaacgaGAACTGTATACCCAGTGACGCTGGGTAACAGGCTTGGCTGGTTCACAAGGAGAGGACGAGAGTCTCCAACTCATCCTGTTATCCCCCGAACTGCCCCACTTGTGTCACGGACGGTCCCACGTCCTGGAAAAGCCCTCCGCTTTTCTGCGAGACGCGGGACCGCTGTCTCTCAGGACGTTCGGTGACTGCTGCTTGCTTCGTCTGGGTGTACTGCGGCTGTTTCTATCGCCCTGCTTGATTCTGCCTTCACAGACGGAAGAGGTGAACTCGCAAACCCTGCAGCCCAGAGTCTTGGATCGAACTGGGATATgcagctgtggggtgggggctccAAGAGACAGATGCCTGCGGGAATCTGGGATCAGGCTTGGTGGGGAAACCGACTTGGGCTCCGGCATGACTTCGGCTCATCGCTAGGCATGTTGCCACTTCCTCACGAGGCATGTTGCCAGTCTACATGTAACCCAGGGACCAGCGCTGGGGAAGGACCTCCAAACCGACTCGCCAACCTCTTCACAGGCCAGTGGGACTTGTAACACACGATGAAATTCGTAGAGCACGAACGCAGATGCTGATGTGACCACCTTGTTTTCATCTGAAATGTTTCCACGAGTTATTCCCAATTAAGAAACACGTTAAGCACTTATTTGCTAAAGATTCATaacattagggggaaaaaacactTCCTCTTCTTCCATTCCCGCATCATCAGGAAAACGATGTCAACAACGGCAAGGAAGTCATGCCCATTGGTCCAAATTTGGGGACCCGGTGCATAAAATCCCCACAAGAGGACGAGACAAATGAATCTGAGAAACTCTCCTCGGAACAGAAGCTCCCCCTCCACCTGTGACACCATGACCGAATcgtgctgctccccttgctgccAGCCTACgtgctgcaggaccacctgctgcaggaccacctgctgccagCCCAGCTGCTGCGGGTGCGGCGGTGGCTGTGGACAAGGCGGCTGCGGGTCCAGCTGCTGTGGGtcctgctgctgccagccttgctgctgctgccagccttgcTGCTGCCGCCCAACTTGCTGCcagaccacctgctgcaggaccacctgctgccggcCCAGCTGCTGCGGCTGTGGACAAGGCGGCTGCGGGTCCAGCTGCTGTGGGtcctgctgctgccagccttgcTGCTGCCGCCCAACTTGCTGCCAcaccacctgctgcaggaccacctgctgccggcccagctgctgtgtgtccagctgctgTCAGCCCAGCTGCTGTGGGTCCAGCGGCTGCGGACAAActtgctgtggctccagctgctgtcAGCCAGCCTGCTGTACCCCTGTGTACTGCAGGAGGACCTGCTACCACCCCacctgttgctgcttgcctggatGCCTCGCCCAGGGCTGTGGATCCAGCTGCTGCTAGCCTGCTTGCCAGCCAAACCGCCGCCATAACGCCTGCTGGAGGACCACCACATACCCACGGCGGCCGCGGCCACCCCTGCTGCGTGTCCGGCTGCTGCCACACTTCCTCCTGACAACTGCCTCACCAGCAACCCACAACGGCACACAGCACCGATCGGCCAGCGGGGAAACGGACACTGCCAAACGTTGCCCAAACCCAGCGTGCAGCCGCCAACGCTTCTGCTACTCACCTGCCTGTTCCAAGCCTTGGGAATCGGCTGGAGGCAGTGTGGACCACTTCTCctgattctctccttcctcaggTCTTGGGAGTCCCCTGCCAGCGTCATGCATCCGGACATGGAGTCAAGATCTCTGCCTTGACTCCACAGTCACGATCGTCATCCTGCCTGACGACCTTGGAGAAATAAAGCCCCTCACACCTGGTGGAAATGCATTCTTTTGCAACTATTGGTGTCTGCGCAAGAAGGGTCTCCTTCTCGGTGCATTCATGGTCCTTGGATGCTGATTTCTTCCTGTCGGGACCCTTCTGCGTGTCTCCCTAGACACAGGGCC is a window from the Neovison vison isolate M4711 chromosome 5, ASM_NN_V1, whole genome shotgun sequence genome containing:
- the LOC122907615 gene encoding keratin-associated protein 9-2-like — its product is MTESCCSPCCQPTCCRTTCCRTTCCQPSCCGCGGGCGQGGCGSSCCGSCCCQPCCCCQPCCCRPTCCQTTCCRTTCCRPSCCGCGQGGCGSSCCGSCCCQPCCCRPTCCHTTCCRTTCCRPSCCVSSCCQPSCCGSSGCGQTCCGSSCCQPACCTPVYCRRTCYHPTCCCLPGCLAQGCGSSCC